In the Marinobacter sp. Arc7-DN-1 genome, CGCCGGGGAAGTAGATGGCGGTGGCCCGGTTGAACGCCTCCTGCTCGGCCGGGCTGTCCGGTTCAATCACCGCGGTCGGGTCGGCAATGGCGATGGACAGAGCCCAGCCGGTGGCATTGGGCTCGGCCAGCAGGGCGTCGTCCATGTCCTGGGTGCCCGGACTGTCGATGGTGACATAGGCGCGGTCTGTGCGGTCTTCCCGCCCGGCTTTCCGGGATTCGATATCGCGGTCACTCAGGCTGTCGGCCTGCTTCTGTACGGCGTCCGGCCAGGTGTCCGCCAGGTCAAATGTAGCCAGGGTGAAGGCGCGTTCAATGCCAGGTTCCCCGGCCTTGCCGATGACCCGCAGCACCTTGGCCTGGCCCTTGCCATCCTTGATCGGATGCTTGTGAATCTGGCAGTAGATGTAGTCATCCGGCTGGGCATTCATCCGTTCTTTGGGCGGAATGAAGATCCAGCGATTGATACCCGGGGTCTCGGGTACGACGAAATGGCCTTTGCCTTTGACCAGGTAACGGCCAACAAAGGTGTTCAGGCGGGTTTCCAGCAGTTCGTCCACCACACCCTGGGTTTTGCCTTTCTCCACTTCCTGCTCGGTGACATTCACCCGGTCTCCCGGCAGGACTTTCTGCATTTCTTCCGGAGGCAGAAAAACATCGCGGCCCTCGTCAAGCGCAACGAACCCGAAGCGGCCATTGGTGGCTTTGACGGTACCGGGGAAGACCACCTTGTTTTCCTCGATATCGGATTTCAGCTGGCGCAACCGGCTGAGAGCGTCGGCATTAAGCATGAAGTAACCTGGCTGGTAAATAATGAATGATGGGGCGGAGTATAACGGTTATGGCCTCATGCGTCAGATAGCAGAATACCCGAATCAGATCTCGGCCCAGAATCGCTGAAGATTGGCCAGGGACTTGGTGAGCAGATCGAACTCGGCGGTCTTGCCCTCACGTTCGAAAAGCTGCCGCCGGGCCGTGTCGAGGTCGAACAGCACCTCTCTGTGAGCCGGATCCCGGATGGTACTCTGAATCCAGCCAATGGCGACACGGCGCTGGCCCAGGGTCACCGGCTCAACCCGGTGCAGGGTCGAGGAGGGATAGACCACGGCGGCGCCGGCGGGCAGTTTGTAGGACTGTTCACCGGCCGTGGTATCGGTCACCAGTTCACCGCCCTCGTAGCTGTCGGGATCATCCAGGAACAGGGTAAAGGAAATGTCGGTCCGCAACCGGCCGGGCCCGCGGCCCATCACCGGATCGTCCACATGGTTACCGTAGGTCATGCCATCCCGGTAGCGACTGAACAGGATGGGCGTCATTTTCGCGGGCCTTACCGCCATCTGGAAGAGCGGGTGTTCGGTCAGTGCCTTCTCCACCTCGGAGCGAAGCTCGTTTGCGGTTTTGTCGGCCATCTGCATCTGCTCATTGTTCTTGACCAGTCTGGCGTGCCAGCCGGCGGTGTTGCGGCCATCCTCAAAGCGGCCGCTGTCCAGCGCAGCGCGTATACGGTCCAGTTGCCCGGTGGTCAGGATCTCGCTGATGCACAGAATCATGGGGTCTCCAATTCGTAATAGGAATAATTTGCAATTAAACCCGGCATTAAAGCATCATGCCCTACCATGGCACAGCCATCAATCTTCCCGCCGTTGAGGGTGCTCAGCCGGCGGCCTGTTTGAGGAGAACACGATGACAAACCAGAAACTGAAACTGTGGGCCGGTATCGGTGTGGCGACCTTGCTGGCAAGCTCCGGTGCCATGGCCGATGAGCAAAAGGACCGGCAACACGGCGACAGGATGACCTCCGGTGCGCATGGCGGCGAAGGTGGTGAAGGCTATGGCGGCGAGGGCGGCGAACGCCACGGTGGCGAAGCCGGTGCCGCATTCAGCTATTTTGCCGACGGCGGAGAAGGCGGAGAAGGCGGAGAAGGTGGTGGCTCCATCTCCCCGGTTGAATCGGATGGTACCTATGTTGCCATGCTCCAGATGATGCAGGGGCACCTGATGGCCGCCCGGGAGCTGATCAAAGCGGGGAAGGCCGCCGACGGCCGGCCCCACCTGACCCATCCCTGGGTTGAGGTATACCCGATGGCCGAGGCAGGTCTTGAGAGCCGGGGCCAGGCGCAGCTGGCCGGCCATCTGAAGGCCCTGGCTGAAAATGCCGGACGGGTAACAAGCTGGGGAGATGTCAGCCAGCAATTCCAGGCCGCCTGGGTGGCCATCCAGAAGGCGGAGAAATCCGTTGAGGGCCGCAGTGCCGCCAGCGTGTCGAAAGTCGTGCTGTCGCTGACCAAGCAAGCGGTACTGGAGTATGATGAGGCGCTGGAGAACGGGCGTTTCGTGGCCGCGCACGAATATCAGGACGGCCGGGGCTTTGTGCTTTCAGCCCGGGATCATCTCGACAAACACCAGGCGATTCTGAACAAGCAGAACAGCGAAGCCCGGCGTGATGCCGGCAAGGCTCTGGCTGACATGCTGAAGGCCTGGCCAACAGCAGTGCCGCCGGAACAGCCTGTCATTCCTGTCGCCAATCTGTATGCCGCCCAGGCACGCCTGGAGCTGGCACTGGCACCTTACCTGTATTGAGCCCGACATCAGAGCCGGGGCCGCTGCGGCCCCGGTTTTGGCTGCCCGAGCCCTGATTCCGGGTTAATTGTACTGTGCAAATACCCGGGTCTGGCCGGTCTCGTTAAACAGGATGACCTTGTAATGGTCTTTCCGGTCACCCATTTCCATGCCCGGCGAGCCGACCGGCATGCCCGGAGCGCTCAGGCCGGTTGCCTTGGGTGCTTCGCTCAGCAGCCGCTTGATGTCATCCGCCGGAACATGGCCTTCAATCACATAATCACCCACAAAGGCGGTGTGGCAGCTGCCAAGACCCGGAATCAGGCCGGCGTCGGCCTTGATCTTGCCCATGTCATTGGAGTTGGTGGTCTCAACCTCGAAGCCGTTCTCTTTCAGGTGGTCGACCCAGTCACCGCAGCAGCCGCAGGTAGGTGATTTGTAAACGTGAATGCTCGGGGCCGGACCACCGGCAAGAGCGGTGGTGCTGAAGCCCAGGGCAGCCATCAGGCCGAGAGCCAGGGTGTGTTTTTTCATGGTGTTTTCCTCAGTGGTGAATGTTTCGGTGCGCTTGAGCCTTGGTTGCCGGAACCGGAAAGCCAGAACCACCAGACGATGGCTGCCATCAGGGCAAGCCCTCCGGCATTGACCAGAAGTGTTTCCATCAGTTCCACTCCTTTTGCTGTTTCGGATCATTGTTCGCGTCGCCCCGTGCCGGCCTGTAGCCGGTTCTGAACAGCCGCAGGCGGTTGGCGTTGGAGACCACGGTCACCGACGACAGGGACATGGCGGCGCCGGCCAGTATCGGGCTCATCAGGATTCCCCAGACAGGGTAAAGCAGGCCGGCGGCCACTGGAATACCCAGTGTGTTGTATATGAAAGCGCCAAACAGGTTCTGGTGAATGTTTTTCACCGTGGCCCGGGAAATTTCAATGGCATCGGGCACGCCGTGCAGGGAGCCGCGCATCAGCGTGATACCGGCGCTTTCGATGGCAACATCGGTGCCGGTGCCGATGGCAAAGCCGACATCGGCCGCTGCCAGGGCCGGGGCGTCATTGATGCCGTCGCCGACCATGGCGACGGTATGGCCCTTGCTGCGCATCTCACTGACCACTTCGGCCTTGTCTTCCGGCAGCACTTCCGCCCGGTAGTCGTCAATCCCCGCTTTGTTCGCAATGGCTTTGGCGGTGGCGTCGACATCGCCGGTGACCATCATTACCCGAATTCCGGCGTCGTGCAGGCGCCGTATCGCCGCCCGGGAGTCGGCCTTGATGGCGTCGGCAACACCGATGACACCGAGGGCTTTGTTGCCCAGTGCCAGGAACAGCGGCGTGCCGGCCTCTTCAGCAATCGTGCTGGCGGCATCGGTCAGGTCGCCCAGGGCAATACCTTCGCCTTCCAGCCAGCGCCGGTTGCCCAGGCGCAAGGGCTCGCCGTCGAACTCGCCTCTAACGCCCTTGCCGTTCAGGGCTTCAAACCCGCTGACCTTTGCGGCCTCGGCACCTTCCTCTTTCGCCTTTGCCAGAATGGCTTCGGCGAGAGGGTGTTCCGAGTGCTGTTCGAGCCCGGCCGCCAGAGTCAGCAGGCGCTGCTTGTCGCCATTGCTGGCATGCACGCGGGTTACCGCCGGATGCCCTTCGGTGATGGTGCCGGTCTTGTCCAGAATCACCAGATCCAGCTTTCCGGCCGTCTGCAGGGCATCGCCCTGGCGAATCAGCGCGCCGTATTCCGCCGCCTTGCCAACGCCGACCATCACCGACATGGGTGTGGCCAGCCCCAGGGCACAGGGGCAGGCAATGATCAGCACCGTGGTGGCGGCTACCATCATGTGGACCACTGCCGGCTCCGGCCCGACGTTGTACCAGACCAATGCCGCCGTTACCGCAATCAGCATGACCGTGGGTACGAACACCGAGGAAATCCTGTCGGCCAGCCGGCCAATGGCGGGCTTGGAGCCCTGGGCCTTTTTCACCAGCCTGATGATTTGCGCCAGTGCGGTTTCGCTGCCCACTCTTGTGGCTTCGTAGACAATGGAGCCATGGGTGTTCAGGGTGCCGGCAGACACCTCATCGCCCTGAGACTTGCTCACCGGCATGGGCTCGCCGGTCAGCATGCTTTCATCAATACGGGTGGAGCCTTCGGCGATAATACCGTCCACCGGCAGTTTCTCCCCGGGCCGGACCCGGATG is a window encoding:
- a CDS encoding Fe2+-dependent dioxygenase; the protein is MILCISEILTTGQLDRIRAALDSGRFEDGRNTAGWHARLVKNNEQMQMADKTANELRSEVEKALTEHPLFQMAVRPAKMTPILFSRYRDGMTYGNHVDDPVMGRGPGRLRTDISFTLFLDDPDSYEGGELVTDTTAGEQSYKLPAGAAVVYPSSTLHRVEPVTLGQRRVAIGWIQSTIRDPAHREVLFDLDTARRQLFEREGKTAEFDLLTKSLANLQRFWAEI
- a CDS encoding DUF411 domain-containing protein; translation: MKKHTLALGLMAALGFSTTALAGGPAPSIHVYKSPTCGCCGDWVDHLKENGFEVETTNSNDMGKIKADAGLIPGLGSCHTAFVGDYVIEGHVPADDIKRLLSEAPKATGLSAPGMPVGSPGMEMGDRKDHYKVILFNETGQTRVFAQYN
- a CDS encoding heavy metal translocating P-type ATPase; translated protein: MNEAVVLHTTLSISGASCQGCARKIRTALEPLTGDTELVEVDLDKQTVALPEGVNAAEAARIVTKTGYPAGPFEDAPEPAGCCASKHGDSKDIGDRQDDLADVTPEAVSDDSRSGSSAAGDGQVHLSVTGATCASCVNTIEKALMSVPGISHAHMNLADNTATATGDADPGTLVRAVESAGYGASVIEDEDEADDRRQEQDTRQYKSLLVKMAVSLVLGLGLMVWGMGFGTMVVTEANQGTWLGLGVLTLIVMAATGGHFYTGAWKALRHHNANMDTLIALGTGTAWLYSIVVASVPGALPEMARHVYFEASAMIIGLINLGQALELRAKGKTSEAVRRLLDLRAKTARVIRDGEEQDIPVEEVRKGDHIRVRPGEKLPVDGIIAEGSTRIDESMLTGEPMPVSKSQGDEVSAGTLNTHGSIVYEATRVGSETALAQIIRLVKKAQGSKPAIGRLADRISSVFVPTVMLIAVTAALVWYNVGPEPAVVHMMVAATTVLIIACPCALGLATPMSVMVGVGKAAEYGALIRQGDALQTAGKLDLVILDKTGTITEGHPAVTRVHASNGDKQRLLTLAAGLEQHSEHPLAEAILAKAKEEGAEAAKVSGFEALNGKGVRGEFDGEPLRLGNRRWLEGEGIALGDLTDAASTIAEEAGTPLFLALGNKALGVIGVADAIKADSRAAIRRLHDAGIRVMMVTGDVDATAKAIANKAGIDDYRAEVLPEDKAEVVSEMRSKGHTVAMVGDGINDAPALAAADVGFAIGTGTDVAIESAGITLMRGSLHGVPDAIEISRATVKNIHQNLFGAFIYNTLGIPVAAGLLYPVWGILMSPILAGAAMSLSSVTVVSNANRLRLFRTGYRPARGDANNDPKQQKEWN